A segment of the Symmachiella macrocystis genome:
AGATTTGCATTCAAATTGCATCCCCTATCCGGTTATGATGAACACGTACGCCGCCACAGACAATCGGTGAAACCTGCCGTTGGAGATCGTCAAAGTGTTGAAACCCTGAATCGTCGCAGGCGGTGAGGACAGCGTTTGTTTGGAAAGTCTGAGGACTTGGAATTTCGCGTAAATAAAGAGTCTCCGAAAACATCGCCTGGCCAAAGTTCATAGCAATAAAAATTCGCTGTGAAACCGGGAACGGAAGTGTACTACGCAAGCCATGACAACGACATCAAAGACAACGATCAGACGCCGTTACGATTCCAATGCGTATCGGTTCATTTTCCCGGCTTTGCGATATTCGCAAAATCTGTTTCGCCATCCCCCCGCAACCGGCGTCCATTTTTCCGAAGCGGAGGCCCATATCTCCGGACAGGAACTGGTCAACGGCATTCGCCAATACGCCCAAGAACAGTTCGGCATGTTGGCCCGCACCGTCTTTAATAGCTGGGGAATCTTTACGACGGAAGATTTCGGGAAGATTGTCTTCGAATTGATCGAAAGCGGAGACATGAAGAAGACCGACGATGATCGTTTGGAGGATTTTTGCGACGTCTTCGATTTTGAAGAAGCATTCGACGATCAATACGTCATCGATGTCAGCCGCGCCTTCTCTCCAAACTAACGGTGCTTCCGCTCGAAATTTACAGCGTGTTTCTCCGCGGGGAAAAGTGTCGCCTAGCCATCAAGATGCCGGCGTTTCTGGGCTAACCAAGGCTCCACTGCGGCAAAATCGCACTGAGGCAAAATCCCGGAGCGGTGACCGCATCCACTTGAGTTGATATCTGTTCGATCCCGAGAGTTGCGTTCCAGCCAGCATTTCGGAAATCGTGCGTTGCAGGGAAGGAAAGCACGTTGTCACGACATCGCCGCCAGGCGGCTCAAAAACAAGACTCTGCAGCACTGCCGCCCGTGGGCATGGAAGAACAAAACGCCGTTTTGCCGCGTTCAAAAACAAGATTAGTCGTCGGTATAATCGTGTGGGTCGTCTGGATCGCCGGCCTGTTGGCCTTGGCCGGGCTAAGCTCCAATCCAATCACGCTCAACCGCCGCCAATTCGCTGACGCAGACTTGGTGATCATTGGCAATGTCGCTGATTCATCCA
Coding sequences within it:
- a CDS encoding Minf_1886 family protein — its product is MTTTSKTTIRRRYDSNAYRFIFPALRYSQNLFRHPPATGVHFSEAEAHISGQELVNGIRQYAQEQFGMLARTVFNSWGIFTTEDFGKIVFELIESGDMKKTDDDRLEDFCDVFDFEEAFDDQYVIDVSRAFSPN